One Fusobacterium sp. IOR10 DNA segment encodes these proteins:
- a CDS encoding DUF523 domain-containing protein: MIIVSSCLCGINCKYNGKNNLNENILKLVNEGLAVPICPEQLGGLKTPRKPAEIIEENGKLKVVTSEGTDVTKEYIQGGKRACEIAKLVGAKKAILQRRSPSCGLNKIYDGSFSKKLISGNGITVRMLLENGIEVISDEEYNKD, from the coding sequence ATGATAATCGTAAGTAGTTGTCTATGTGGTATAAACTGCAAATACAATGGGAAAAATAATTTAAATGAAAATATATTAAAGCTAGTAAATGAAGGCTTAGCAGTTCCAATTTGTCCAGAACAACTAGGAGGACTTAAAACCCCTAGAAAACCTGCTGAGATTATAGAGGAAAATGGTAAATTAAAAGTTGTAACATCTGAAGGAACAGATGTTACAAAGGAATATATACAAGGTGGAAAAAGAGCTTGTGAAATAGCTAAACTTGTAGGTGCTAAAAAAGCAATATTACAAAGAAGAAGCCCATCTTGTGGATTAAATAAAATATATGATGGAAGCTTTTCTAAAAAGCTTATTTCTGGAAATGGAATAACTGTTAGAATGCTTTTGGAAAATGGAATAGAAGTAATATCTGATGAAGAATATAATAAGGACTAA
- a CDS encoding RluA family pseudouridine synthase — translation MKNNLMFKVKEENELMKFLLENLQGKNKNNIKSLLKNGQILVNNARISQFNHKLQIGDDVMVSRSRITENSLRGINVVFEDKDIIAIEKAEGLLSMASDKEKEKTAYNIVRTYVKAKDPNDKVFIVHRLDRGTSGIMIFAKNPETQQKLQSKWAETVKERKYVAVVEGRVEKDKDTLITYLKENSAMVTYSNIKPIEGSKKAITHYEVLSRSKGYSLVEANIETGRKNQIRVHMQSIGHSVAGDKKYGAKTSPLKRLCLHARTIVFIHPTTGKTITLSTKIPTRFASMFKENKIIREKNNAGEKNDNRK, via the coding sequence ATGAAAAATAATTTAATGTTTAAAGTAAAAGAGGAAAATGAACTAATGAAGTTTTTATTAGAAAATCTTCAAGGTAAAAATAAAAACAATATAAAATCTCTTTTAAAAAATGGTCAAATTTTAGTAAATAATGCAAGAATATCTCAGTTTAATCATAAATTACAAATTGGAGACGATGTAATGGTCTCAAGATCAAGAATTACAGAAAATAGTTTAAGAGGTATCAATGTAGTATTTGAAGATAAGGATATAATAGCTATTGAAAAGGCAGAAGGATTACTTTCAATGGCATCAGACAAGGAAAAGGAAAAAACAGCATATAATATAGTAAGAACATATGTTAAGGCAAAGGATCCAAATGATAAGGTATTTATAGTTCATAGACTTGATAGGGGAACATCTGGAATTATGATATTTGCTAAAAATCCAGAAACTCAACAAAAATTACAAAGTAAATGGGCAGAAACTGTAAAGGAAAGAAAGTATGTTGCAGTTGTAGAGGGAAGAGTTGAAAAGGATAAGGATACATTGATCACTTATTTAAAAGAAAATTCTGCAATGGTAACTTATTCAAACATTAAACCAATAGAAGGTTCTAAAAAAGCAATAACTCACTATGAGGTTTTAAGTAGAAGTAAAGGTTATTCATTAGTTGAGGCAAATATAGAAACAGGAAGAAAAAATCAAATTCGTGTTCATATGCAAAGTATAGGACATAGTGTTGCAGGGGATAAAAAATATGGAGCTAAAACTAGTCCACTTAAAAGACTTTGTTTACATGCAAGAACTATAGTATTCATCCATCCAACAACTGGAAAAACAATAACTCTTTCAACTAAAATCCCAACAAGATTTGCAAGTATGTTTAAAGAAAATAAAATAATTAGAGAAAAAAATAATGCAGGGGAGAAAAATGATAATCGTAAGTAG
- a CDS encoding LytTR family transcriptional regulator DNA-binding domain-containing protein, whose product MGNPLISIGVIGGDDLINRLKEKLSYDFVNPLEEGREFKILIIKLDRDSNFYENLKFYYNLNVSLIILLEKDNIKEMRSLFLLNIVDDCILKDDYFEIEKSIKISLNKRKNCRQFFINDTYQKGIIDFNEIKYIDFSRIERRVNFHLEDKNVFSLKRTFGSVEKKLKDIRDFFKIERGLIVNLEQIKILDYREERIIFKDYSCLYISKIKLKKLEEQKSLMGNKIII is encoded by the coding sequence ATGGGTAATCCCCTTATAAGTATTGGGGTCATAGGTGGAGATGATTTAATTAATAGGTTAAAGGAAAAATTATCATATGATTTTGTAAATCCCTTGGAAGAGGGAAGGGAATTTAAAATATTAATAATAAAATTAGATAGGGATAGTAATTTTTATGAAAATTTAAAATTTTATTATAATTTAAATGTCTCATTAATTATTCTTCTAGAAAAGGATAATATTAAGGAGATGAGGTCTCTATTTTTGCTTAATATAGTTGATGACTGTATTTTAAAGGATGATTATTTTGAAATAGAAAAAAGTATTAAAATATCTTTAAATAAGAGAAAAAATTGTAGGCAGTTTTTTATTAATGATACTTATCAAAAGGGAATAATAGATTTTAATGAAATAAAATATATTGATTTTTCAAGAATTGAAAGAAGAGTAAATTTTCATTTGGAGGATAAAAATGTATTTTCTTTAAAAAGAACCTTTGGATCAGTTGAAAAAAAATTAAAGGACATAAGGGATTTTTTCAAAATAGAAAGAGGTCTAATAGTAAATCTAGAACAGATTAAAATTTTAGATTACAGGGAAGAGAGGATAATATTTAAGGATTATTCTTGCTTATACATTAGTAAAATAAAATTAAAAAAATTAGAGGAACAAAAAAGCTTAATGGGAAATAAAATAATAATATAA
- a CDS encoding flavodoxin family protein, which produces MKTLIAYSTKTGNTEKVAISIGEGIENSHVKNIKEIKDVASLDYDFIIVGAWIDRGTANKEAFDFINKIKNKKIGFFFTLGAYPNSDHAKDCTKKIEELFTKNNNKVIGHYLCQGAIDPKLIEFMRKQFPAGHPHGPNPDRIKRWSDVSSHPNLEDLQGAKLKFKKLVEEING; this is translated from the coding sequence ATGAAAACATTAATTGCATATTCAACAAAAACAGGAAATACTGAAAAGGTAGCTATATCAATAGGTGAAGGAATAGAAAATTCTCACGTTAAAAATATTAAAGAAATTAAAGATGTAGCTAGTTTAGATTATGATTTTATAATAGTTGGAGCTTGGATAGATAGGGGAACTGCCAATAAAGAAGCCTTTGATTTTATAAATAAAATAAAAAACAAAAAAATAGGTTTCTTCTTTACTTTAGGAGCTTACCCAAATTCAGATCATGCTAAAGATTGTACTAAAAAAATAGAAGAACTGTTTACTAAAAATAATAATAAAGTGATAGGACACTATCTATGTCAAGGTGCTATTGACCCTAAACTAATAGAATTTATGAGAAAACAATTTCCAGCAGGTCATCCCCATGGACCTAACCCTGACAGAATAAAAAGATGGAGTGATGTAAGTTCCCATCCTAATTTAGAAGATTTACAAGGGGCCAAATTAAAATTTAAGAAATTGGTAGAAGAGATAAATGGGTAA
- a CDS encoding energy transducer TonB, whose product MKYFLFALLIHLGFFLKFNNIHKTLGNPNFSSRSTVPISYNIKNKEQRVDNVKKVKGSNETVPKKEEVLKEKAKKKKNNDFKSKMKRKKNVIKKKKNEIKKKIVPKKLGNFVANSDGSYTSYSSKGIQFKILRQIDPDYPRQAEIIRYSKDVVVTVRFLVNTKGMIQDIKIIKSHEKFGFDRAVIESLKKWRFKPITFNGKKMNVYFNKEFVFKARS is encoded by the coding sequence ATGAAATATTTTTTATTTGCCCTTTTAATTCATCTAGGTTTTTTTCTTAAATTTAATAATATACATAAAACTTTAGGTAACCCTAATTTTTCCTCTAGGTCAACTGTGCCAATATCCTATAATATTAAAAACAAAGAACAAAGGGTTGACAATGTAAAGAAAGTAAAGGGAAGCAATGAAACAGTTCCTAAAAAAGAAGAGGTATTAAAAGAGAAAGCAAAGAAAAAAAAGAATAATGATTTTAAAAGTAAAATGAAAAGGAAAAAAAATGTAATTAAAAAGAAAAAAAATGAAATCAAGAAAAAAATTGTTCCTAAAAAACTTGGAAACTTTGTAGCTAATTCAGATGGTAGCTACACTTCATATTCTTCCAAGGGAATTCAGTTTAAAATTCTAAGACAAATAGATCCAGATTATCCAAGGCAGGCTGAAATAATTAGATATTCTAAAGATGTGGTAGTAACAGTGAGATTTTTAGTTAATACCAAGGGAATGATTCAAGATATTAAAATAATTAAATCCCATGAAAAATTTGGTTTTGATAGGGCAGTGATAGAAAGTTTAAAAAAATGGAGATTTAAACCAATTACATTTAATGGGAAAAAAATGAATGTATATTTTAACAAAGAATTTGTATTTAAAGCAAGATCATAA
- a CDS encoding biopolymer transporter ExbD: MGRYRKKRELLAIDLTPLIDVVFLLLIFFMVTTTFDKYGQIDIEVPTANMDIKDKKVPVEIVIDKNEKYYIIKNGEKKQIDIDNLNEVFQGTDSVSVTGDKNLKYQIIIDVITKIKKQGIKNLGINFNE; the protein is encoded by the coding sequence ATGGGAAGATATAGAAAAAAAAGAGAACTTTTAGCTATAGATTTAACTCCTCTCATAGATGTTGTTTTTTTACTACTTATATTTTTTATGGTAACAACAACCTTTGATAAATACGGACAAATAGATATAGAAGTTCCAACAGCTAACATGGACATAAAGGATAAAAAAGTCCCAGTTGAAATAGTTATAGATAAAAACGAAAAATATTATATAATAAAAAATGGTGAAAAAAAACAAATAGATATTGATAATCTCAATGAAGTTTTCCAAGGAACTGACTCAGTGTCTGTAACAGGAGATAAAAATTTAAAATATCAAATAATTATAGATGTGATTACTAAAATAAAAAAACAAGGAATAAAAAATTTAGGAATCAACTTCAATGAATAA
- a CDS encoding MotA/TolQ/ExbB proton channel family protein codes for MSYYLKVGGPLMWVLFGLSVLSLTIILERVFYFFFREKYLKKTFKSEIIYAVSNNRMEVANKLCDREKNTIGATVKEFLIRFDENGDFYHFDQLVKEIAMERISLLEKRLYILGIIGYIAPMIGLLGTVTGMIHAFRNLATYGAGDPAVVANGISQALLTTAAGLSIAIPAIVVYNFLNKRIEQVEEDIDKITTNLINVIRKK; via the coding sequence ATGTCGTATTATTTAAAAGTTGGAGGACCATTAATGTGGGTACTCTTTGGACTTTCTGTTTTATCTTTAACAATTATATTAGAAAGGGTATTTTATTTTTTCTTTAGGGAAAAATATTTGAAAAAGACTTTTAAGTCAGAAATTATATATGCAGTTTCTAACAATAGAATGGAAGTTGCCAATAAACTTTGTGACAGGGAAAAAAATACAATAGGTGCAACAGTTAAGGAATTTTTAATTCGTTTTGATGAAAATGGAGATTTTTATCATTTTGATCAGCTTGTTAAAGAAATAGCCATGGAAAGAATAAGTTTGTTAGAAAAAAGATTATATATTTTAGGAATTATAGGTTATATTGCCCCTATGATAGGTCTTCTTGGAACAGTCACTGGTATGATCCATGCTTTTAGAAATTTAGCAACTTATGGAGCTGGGGATCCAGCAGTTGTGGCAAATGGAATTTCCCAAGCATTACTAACAACAGCAGCAGGACTGTCAATAGCAATACCAGCTATAGTTGTATATAATTTCTTAAATAAAAGAATAGAGCAAGTTGAGGAAGATATAGATAAAATAACTACAAATCTTATAAATGTAATTAGAAAGAAATAG
- a CDS encoding YbaN family protein: protein MKKLLFIVGIIFLVLGFVGIVLPLLPTTPFLLVSCYCFSKSSDKFYKYLTENKFFGGYIKDYKEKRGITLKNKISALIFVFLSIGYSIYKVENIYLKCFLVLVLIGGSYHISSLKNLNKKNYGG from the coding sequence ATGAAAAAATTATTATTTATAGTTGGAATAATTTTTTTGGTATTAGGGTTTGTAGGAATAGTTCTACCTCTTTTGCCAACAACACCTTTTTTACTTGTTAGTTGTTATTGCTTTAGCAAGTCTTCTGATAAATTTTATAAATATTTAACAGAAAATAAATTTTTTGGTGGATATATAAAGGATTATAAGGAAAAGAGAGGGATAACTTTAAAAAATAAAATATCAGCATTAATTTTTGTTTTTCTAAGTATAGGCTATTCAATTTATAAGGTGGAAAACATATATTTGAAATGTTTTTTAGTTTTAGTTTTAATAGGGGGATCTTATCATATTTCAAGTTTAAAAAATTTAAATAAAAAAAATTATGGAGGTTAG
- a CDS encoding coproporphyrinogen-III oxidase family protein — MFEVRYKSHHEVKNIIDNLLKRNIGTSIGFNKILNSEPSDNQCGIYVHTPYCDKICSFCNMNRKQINKGLGDYANYLCKEFEKYGERKYVKGNEISVVFFGGGTPTVYKEEELEKILVALKKNFKFSKDCEITFESTIHNLSIEKLKIMEKYGVNRISIGVQTFSNRGRKLLNRTYDKETVIKKLKEIKENFNGLLCIDIIYNYPGETLEELEEDAKILCELKVDSSSFYSLMIQGGSKIAKERAEDKIFFKYSLKRDMELHNRFLEITLNNGYKVLEHTKISNGKDQYKYIDNINRCKNLLAIGNGSGGRVEDIEYYNLNRMVSFYSRDSEFKYNLKKLSGIMQFKSVNLSEIQNLSGCHYREVYKLLQNMEEKGLIEISDSSYTYTIDGVFWGNSITAEVVKMIINLEKGK, encoded by the coding sequence ATGTTTGAAGTTAGGTATAAATCCCATCATGAGGTAAAAAATATAATTGATAATTTGTTAAAAAGAAATATAGGTACCAGTATTGGATTTAATAAAATATTAAATTCAGAACCTAGTGATAATCAGTGTGGAATATATGTGCATACTCCCTATTGTGATAAAATTTGTTCCTTTTGTAACATGAATAGAAAACAAATAAATAAGGGCTTAGGAGACTATGCTAATTATCTTTGTAAAGAATTTGAAAAATATGGAGAAAGAAAATATGTTAAGGGAAATGAAATTTCAGTTGTATTTTTTGGTGGAGGAACTCCAACTGTTTACAAGGAAGAGGAACTTGAAAAAATTCTTGTTGCATTGAAGAAAAATTTTAAATTTTCAAAGGATTGTGAAATAACCTTTGAAAGTACTATTCATAATTTAAGTATAGAGAAATTAAAAATTATGGAAAAGTATGGGGTAAATAGAATAAGTATTGGTGTACAAACTTTTTCAAATAGAGGAAGAAAATTATTAAATAGAACTTATGATAAAGAAACTGTTATTAAGAAATTAAAAGAAATTAAAGAAAACTTTAATGGGCTTTTGTGCATAGATATTATTTATAATTATCCTGGGGAAACTTTAGAAGAATTAGAAGAGGATGCAAAAATTTTATGTGAACTAAAAGTTGATAGTTCTAGTTTCTATTCTCTTATGATACAAGGGGGATCTAAAATTGCCAAAGAAAGGGCAGAGGATAAAATCTTTTTTAAATATAGTTTAAAAAGGGATATGGAACTGCATAATAGATTTTTAGAGATAACCTTAAACAATGGATACAAGGTGTTGGAACATACTAAAATATCAAATGGAAAGGACCAATATAAATATATAGATAATATTAATAGATGCAAAAATTTACTTGCCATTGGAAATGGTTCAGGGGGAAGAGTTGAAGATATTGAATATTATAACTTAAACAGGATGGTTTCTTTTTATTCTAGAGATTCTGAATTTAAATATAATTTAAAAAAACTTTCAGGTATTATGCAGTTTAAAAGTGTTAATCTTTCTGAAATACAGAATTTATCAGGATGTCATTACAGGGAAGTTTATAAATTGCTACAGAATATGGAAGAAAAAGGATTAATTGAAATATCAGATTCAAGTTATACTTATACAATAGATGGAGTTTTTTGGGGGAATAGCATAACTGCTGAAGTTGTAAAAATGATTATAAATTTAGAAAAAGGAAAATAA
- a CDS encoding TonB-dependent receptor, with amino-acid sequence MKKSLLLFYLALSACAIANDVTLGKSIINPDYIEVEKLKSTKNVIVIDEKDIAEKGYQNVSEILDDIPGVTVGTSGWGEIDIRGQGEGEAAKNIQVLVDGAPITLLLNHPYTANYDIVPVEQIEKIEVIPGGGSVLYGNGTVGGVINITTNLKSMEKPKNKVGYEFTIDQEKRYYANIGEKINDNLTVQLNYSKSEKDWYFVDTFDNTEYFSGGFNYKISDKQAVALKYSRFEEDGKFIKTVKSGNLKNYGRDYRPDTSLVTVGIDENKEKIKKRISGYNIADRLEENWKGSYSLNISDNLDLSVDAFHNEGYFKNNPYEYESDQKIEQKTDGIKAKLNYKYTEKNNILFGLDYFKQNASINYDDITSRKVSSGDVPDISAGESVDKYGYIVNKDGNDTYKADQLNFDYERYVKALYFLNIFKYKNLEFTQGARFDRTDWSTFKKAAGGWGVLNGTSHRDNWNYELSAGYNYRDTGKIYARYERGFTGPDGMEITDRVYINGEKATVLTNAEDEIFDIYEVGLRDYVLGSAFNLTLFYNETDNQMDRFYHFSNGHLNMITDNLYKTHRYGLETSLSQKIGKFSFEESYTYLMGKSDYNNKGKELKGEVSLVDSGLKKVPKHNIMLSGNYNFTDNFSGGLTWKYTGSYNNFTKETSSEDGIVKSNTVVDLSLKYNHPNGMSIYGGINNLFNEEYFGYVSGSGSYTYVIPQEKRSFYAGFSYIF; translated from the coding sequence ATGAAAAAAAGTTTGTTATTGTTTTATTTAGCTTTGTCTGCTTGTGCTATAGCTAATGATGTTACTTTGGGAAAAAGTATTATTAACCCTGATTATATAGAAGTTGAAAAATTAAAATCAACTAAAAATGTAATTGTAATTGATGAAAAGGATATTGCTGAAAAGGGTTATCAAAATGTATCTGAAATTTTAGATGATATTCCTGGAGTAACTGTTGGAACAAGTGGATGGGGAGAGATTGATATTAGAGGTCAAGGGGAAGGGGAAGCTGCTAAAAATATCCAAGTTTTAGTTGATGGCGCCCCTATTACTCTTTTATTAAATCATCCTTATACAGCTAATTATGATATTGTTCCTGTGGAACAAATTGAAAAAATTGAAGTTATCCCTGGAGGAGGTTCTGTTCTTTATGGTAATGGTACTGTTGGGGGAGTTATCAATATTACAACTAATTTAAAATCCATGGAAAAGCCTAAAAACAAAGTTGGTTATGAATTTACCATAGACCAAGAAAAAAGATATTATGCTAATATTGGGGAAAAAATAAATGATAATTTAACAGTTCAATTAAACTATTCTAAAAGTGAAAAGGATTGGTATTTTGTAGATACCTTTGACAACACTGAATATTTTTCTGGAGGCTTTAACTATAAAATAAGTGATAAACAAGCTGTAGCCTTAAAATATAGCCGTTTTGAGGAAGATGGGAAGTTTATTAAAACAGTTAAAAGTGGAAATCTTAAAAATTATGGTAGAGACTATCGCCCTGATACTAGCCTAGTTACAGTTGGAATTGATGAAAATAAGGAAAAAATAAAGAAAAGAATCAGTGGATATAATATTGCTGATAGGTTAGAGGAAAATTGGAAGGGAAGTTATTCTTTAAATATTAGTGATAACCTTGACTTATCAGTTGATGCCTTTCACAATGAGGGATATTTTAAAAATAATCCCTATGAATATGAAAGTGATCAGAAAATTGAGCAAAAAACTGATGGAATAAAGGCTAAACTAAACTACAAGTACACTGAAAAAAATAATATATTATTTGGTTTAGACTATTTCAAACAAAATGCAAGTATTAATTATGACGATATTACATCTAGAAAAGTTAGCAGTGGAGATGTTCCTGATATTAGTGCTGGGGAAAGTGTTGATAAATATGGATACATAGTTAACAAAGATGGAAATGACACTTACAAAGCTGACCAATTAAATTTTGATTATGAAAGATATGTTAAGGCCCTTTATTTCTTAAATATTTTCAAATACAAAAATTTAGAATTTACCCAAGGAGCTAGGTTTGATAGAACAGATTGGAGTACCTTTAAAAAAGCTGCTGGTGGTTGGGGAGTTCTAAATGGAACTAGTCATAGGGACAACTGGAACTATGAACTATCTGCTGGATATAACTATAGAGATACTGGTAAAATTTATGCTAGGTATGAAAGAGGTTTCACTGGACCAGATGGAATGGAAATAACAGATAGGGTCTATATAAATGGTGAAAAAGCAACTGTACTTACAAATGCAGAGGATGAAATTTTTGATATTTATGAAGTTGGATTAAGGGACTATGTTTTAGGTTCTGCCTTTAATTTAACACTTTTCTATAATGAAACTGATAACCAAATGGATAGATTCTATCATTTTTCAAATGGTCATTTAAATATGATAACTGACAATTTATACAAAACTCATAGATATGGGCTAGAAACATCCCTTAGTCAAAAAATTGGAAAATTTTCCTTTGAAGAAAGTTATACTTATTTAATGGGAAAATCAGATTACAACAATAAAGGAAAAGAGCTTAAAGGGGAAGTTTCCCTAGTTGATTCTGGACTTAAAAAAGTTCCAAAACATAATATTATGTTAAGTGGTAATTATAATTTCACAGATAATTTCTCTGGAGGTCTTACTTGGAAATATACAGGTTCTTATAATAATTTTACAAAGGAAACTAGCAGTGAAGATGGAATTGTTAAATCAAATACTGTTGTTGATCTATCCTTAAAATATAATCATCCAAATGGGATGAGTATTTATGGGGGAATAAATAATTTGTTTAATGAAGAATATTTTGGATATGTTAGTGGTAGCGGTAGCTATACCTATGTTATCCCTCAAGAAAAAAGATCATTCTATGCTGGATTTAGCTATATTTTCTAA
- the corA gene encoding magnesium/cobalt transporter CorA: MEEVKNHKRKVGLPPGTILYTGKEESKCDVKVDVYSFDDKGIEKKSLNYSDDISFIKTNNKFNWVNITGVHNVEIIEKVGELFNIDSLILEDLANVNQMVKIEDRGSYLFIVLKSIEMVERKIIYDQVSFILVGKVLITFQENSKDIFASIKKRLETPNSKIVKRGIRYLSYAIIDNLFDNYFEIIDSINGKVGTMEYNILKKFKEEYLEEILYLKREALGLKKITYSMREINLKFFNEEVLNYFGKDLKNYFRDLYDHITSICSSVDSLTSDSSELLQIYYTTVNNNMNSVMKILTIISTIFIPLSFLTGLYGMNFKHMPELENPNGYFYTLGVMLLIIVIMIIYFKKKKWW; the protein is encoded by the coding sequence GTGGAAGAAGTTAAAAATCACAAAAGAAAAGTTGGGCTACCCCCAGGAACTATTTTATATACAGGAAAAGAAGAAAGCAAATGTGATGTTAAGGTGGATGTATATTCCTTTGATGACAAGGGAATTGAAAAAAAATCTTTAAATTATTCAGATGACATTAGCTTTATAAAAACTAATAATAAATTTAATTGGGTAAATATAACAGGTGTTCACAATGTGGAGATTATAGAAAAAGTAGGGGAACTTTTTAACATTGACAGTTTAATCCTTGAGGATTTGGCAAATGTTAATCAAATGGTAAAAATTGAAGACAGGGGATCTTACTTATTCATTGTTTTAAAATCCATTGAAATGGTAGAAAGAAAAATAATTTATGACCAAGTTTCTTTTATTTTAGTAGGGAAGGTTTTAATTACCTTTCAAGAAAATTCCAAGGATATATTTGCTTCAATAAAAAAAAGATTGGAAACACCTAATTCTAAAATTGTAAAAAGAGGTATTAGATATCTTTCTTATGCTATAATAGATAACTTATTTGATAATTATTTTGAAATAATTGATTCTATAAATGGCAAGGTAGGTACTATGGAATACAATATTTTAAAGAAATTTAAAGAGGAGTATTTAGAAGAAATACTGTATCTAAAAAGAGAAGCCCTTGGTTTAAAGAAGATAACCTATTCAATGAGGGAGATAAATCTCAAGTTCTTTAATGAAGAGGTTTTAAATTATTTTGGAAAGGATTTGAAAAATTATTTTAGGGATTTATATGACCATATTACAAGTATATGTTCTTCTGTGGACAGTTTAACTTCTGATTCTTCAGAACTTTTACAAATATACTACACAACTGTTAATAATAATATGAACAGTGTTATGAAAATCCTTACAATTATTTCAACAATATTCATTCCCCTTAGTTTTTTAACAGGGTTATATGGAATGAACTTTAAACATATGCCTGAGCTAGAAAATCCAAATGGATATTTTTACACTTTAGGTGTTATGCTATTAATAATAGTGATTATGATAATTTATTTTAAAAAGAAAAAATGGTGGTAG
- the metA gene encoding homoserine O-succinyltransferase: MPIKIFKDLPAKEVLKDENIFVMDNIRAKTQDIRPLEIAILNLMPTKEKTEEQLLRLLSNTPLQINITLLTMESYRSKNTSRKHLESFYKFFSEVKDKKFDGLIITGAPVEKLDYEEVMYWKELSEIMKWSKTNVYSTFHICWGAQAGLYYNYGINKRLLDKKLNGIFKHTIVDDKIPLVRGFDHEFLVPHSRNTTVDIESFQNVDNLVVLSTSKEAGVYLAMSKDGRQIFVSGHSEYDADTLKNEYLRDVEKGENPELPLNYFPENDVTREPISTWKSHSYLLYSNWLNYYVYQRTPFNICDI, from the coding sequence ATGCCGATAAAAATATTTAAAGATTTGCCAGCTAAAGAAGTTTTAAAGGATGAAAATATTTTTGTGATGGATAATATAAGAGCAAAAACACAAGATATTAGACCTTTGGAAATTGCTATTTTAAATTTAATGCCAACTAAGGAAAAAACAGAGGAGCAATTATTAAGATTACTTAGTAATACTCCTCTACAAATAAATATAACTCTTCTTACTATGGAAAGCTATAGATCCAAAAATACTTCTAGAAAACATTTAGAGTCCTTTTATAAATTTTTCAGTGAAGTAAAGGATAAAAAGTTTGATGGGCTTATAATCACAGGGGCACCTGTGGAAAAGCTAGATTATGAAGAGGTTATGTACTGGAAAGAATTAAGTGAAATAATGAAGTGGTCAAAGACCAATGTATATTCAACATTTCATATATGTTGGGGAGCTCAAGCAGGGCTTTACTACAACTATGGAATAAACAAGAGACTTTTAGATAAAAAATTAAATGGGATTTTTAAACACACTATTGTAGATGATAAAATTCCTTTGGTGAGAGGTTTTGATCATGAATTTTTAGTACCCCATTCTAGAAATACAACTGTTGATATTGAAAGTTTTCAAAATGTTGATAATTTAGTGGTTTTATCAACTTCAAAGGAAGCAGGGGTGTATTTAGCAATGTCAAAGGATGGAAGGCAGATATTTGTATCTGGACATTCTGAATATGACGCAGATACTTTGAAAAATGAATATTTAAGGGATGTGGAAAAGGGTGAAAATCCTGAGCTTCCATTAAATTATTTTCCTGAAAATGATGTAACTAGGGAACCAATTTCAACGTGGAAATCCCACTCATATTTACTATATTCAAACTGGCTAAATTATTATGTATATCAAAGAACACCATTTAATATATGTGATATTTAA